A portion of the Salvelinus fontinalis isolate EN_2023a chromosome 32, ASM2944872v1, whole genome shotgun sequence genome contains these proteins:
- the LOC129831154 gene encoding peroxisomal membrane protein 11B-like, with product MDSWVRFNSQSQAKERVFRAAQYACTLLGYTLQKGGSGVELLKMVKQLETHISLTRKLMRLGNSAEAVEAAKRAVHLSDSVLRLCLTVAHLNKAMYFACDNVLWAGKAGLLPKLDQDKWSQRSFRYYLFALILNLTRDAYEIRLLMEREARSSHGGSNATWTSSPSPENGDLSHPHPSSSSFPVAILPLLSERFGRQFHLLGTVLRSNPPLLLDLLKNACDVFIPLDRLGIYPTGQGFVGACGLASSILSILTIVHPWLKLKP from the exons ATGGACTCTTGGGTTCGATTCAACTCGCAGAGCCAAGCCAAGGAGCGCGTTTTCAG GGCTGCACAGTATGCCTGTACGTTGCTAGGCTACACTCTCCAGAAGGGTGGGTCAGGCGTTGAGCTCCTGAAGATGGTGAAACAACTGGAAACGCATATAAGCCTAACAAGGAAGT tgatgCGTCTGGGGAACTCTGCAGAGGCTGTAGAAGCAGCGAAGCGTGCGGTGCACCTCTCAGACAGCGTGCTACGTCTCTGCCTGACCGTGGCCCACCTTAACAAGGCCATGTACTTCGCCTGTGACAACGTGCTGTGGGCTGGCAAGGCGGGCCTCCTGCCCAAACTGGACCAGGACAAGTGGAGCCAGAGATCCTTCAG GTACTACCTCTTTGCCCTCATCCTCAACCTAACCCGGGATGCCTATGAGATCCGCCTGCTTATGGAGCGTGAGGCCCGCTCCTCCCACGGGGGGTCAAATGCTACCTggacctcctctccatcccccgaGAACGGAGACCTctcccacccccacccctcttcctcctccttccctgtGGCCATATTACCCCTTCTGTCTGAACGCTTCGGCAGACAGTTCCACCTGCTGGGGACGGTGCTGCGCAGCAACCCACCGCTGCTGCTGGACCTGCTGAAGAATGCATGCGATGTGTTTATCCCGCTGGACCGGCTGGGCATCTACCCTACCGGCCAGGGCTTCGTGGGGGCCTGCGGCCTggcctcctctattctctccatcCTCACCATCGTCCACCCCTGGCTCAAGCTCAAACCGTGA
- the LOC129831155 gene encoding GTP-binding protein Rit1-like codes for MESSRGSGGLSREYKLVMLGEGGVGKSAIIMQFISHRFPEDHDPTIEDAYKTQIRIDDEPANLDILDTAGQAEFTAMRDQYMRAGEGFIISYSITDRRSLQEARQFKQLIDRVRRTANTPVVLVGNKSDLTHLRQVSVEEGKELAREFQCPFFETSAAFRYYIDEVFAALVRQIRQREAESVRGSERKNRRNHSFWSRMRSTFHKKQHSEH; via the exons ATGGAGTCATCACGAGGCTCTGGGGGTCTCTCCCGCGAGTACAAGCTGGTGATGCTGGGAGAGGGGGGAGTGGGGAAGAgcg ctattATAATGCAGTTTATCAGCCACAGGTTCCCTGAAGACCATGACCCCACCATAG AGGATGCATACAAGACACAGATCCGCATCGATGATGAACCAGCCAACCTAGACATCCTGGATACAGCAGGACAG gcGGAGTTTACAGCCATGCGGGACCAGTACATGCGGGCGGGCGAGGGCTTCATCATCTCCTACTCCATCACAGATAGGCGGAGCTTACAGGAGGCGCGCCAGTTCAAGCAGCTCATTGACCGTGTGCGCCGCACCGCCAACACACCAGTGGTACTGGTGGGCAACAAGTCTGACCTGACCCATCTCAGACAG GTGTcagtagaggaggggaaggagctGGCCAGGGAGTTCCAGTGCCCCTTCTTCGAGACCTCTGCTGCATTTCGCTACTACATCGACGAGGTTTTCGCCGCTCTGGTCCGCCAGATTCGCCAACGCGAGGCCGAGTCGGTCCGCGGCAGTGAGAGGAAGAACAGGAGGAACCACTCGTTCTGGAGCCGCATGCGATCCACCTTCCACAAGAAACAACACTCCGAGCACTGA